ATAGGACACCAACGTGGCCCCGAATACACGGTATGTTACCAAGCAGCATAGAGTCCCGCGGTGAACGAGGTACACACCGTGAACGAGGTACACACCGTGAACGGTGGGGTGATTGATATCAAGCGGGCAGCGTCTCCGGTGTTATCGCCTCCGCTCGCGTACGGTACCGCCTGAACGTTCGTGCGGCCCAATCGTAGATGACATCGTCTTCGCTCAGCACGATCGCTCGCATTACACCGTCTTCGTCCGTCAGCGAGAGGCCGACGGTCTCATCGGCGATGAAGAACGTAACTGGTGGGTCCGCGCCGTGCGTGTATACGTCGACGCGTGACGCCTCGAGGAGTTCGAGGAACAACGGTGCGACCGCGGGATCGGTCAGGATTCGATCGACGAGATCGCGCGTCAGCACCCCTTCGAAACGTTGTGCGTGGTCGGCAGCCGCATCCCTCGTGGCCTCGATGAACGACGGTGCGGTCTGTGCCGAGAGCACCCGAACGCGCCTGGCCGTCCGAAGGCAGATCGCACTCCGCTGGACGTGAGCCGTGATGTCGTTTCGCGTCGGCACCACGATGGTCGCCTCGCGGAGAGATCGGACGTCGAACGGAACCCGATCGGCCGGAAACCAGGGGACGATGGCGCGAAGGCGACGCTCCTCTGCGATCGTTTCCAGCAATCCGTTAAACTCCTCGCTAACCCACACACCCAGCGGCGTCGCCGCCCAGGTGTGTCCCGATCGTTCGACCCAGTGGCGCGACTCGAGGTCCGAGAGGATGCGCGCAAGCGTCACTCGCGAGAGGTCCAACCGGTCGAGTAGTTCGTCCCGTCGGAGGGACCGCTCGGTGAGCGCCTCGAGGACGGCCACCCTGTTGGCCGAGTTCGCGAGAAACGCTGCATCGTCGAGTGCGCCATTCATGTGTATTGGTACCATTTGACGGGGCAAGAATGCATAGGTTTCGAATACGCGGTCGAGACGTAAGTCGGCCGATTAGGGGAAAATGTGGTCGATGGAGGGAACGGACTCGAGCGGCCTCAGCCGCGTCGGACTCCGACGTTCGCTAGCACAGTTGACAGTCGTAGGAATCGCCTACAAGCATTAAGAGGACTGTAATGGTTTAACACGGCATGAGTTCTCCCGAAGAACAACAGCGGGCACCGGCACTCTGCAAGGAGTGTGACTCAGTGTATACGGTCCGGATTCTGGCCGGTGGTGAGATCGAACCGATCGGGACAACGGCGTGTTCGTGCGGAAGTGAGGAGTTCGAAGTCGTCGACTGAGACGGGTCGTCGTCACCTCGAACCCGTGATTTCCCCCTCGAGACGGAAATCACCGGTACACAACGTCGATCGACCGCGTGGCGCTTCCGTTCTTCGAACGCTCTCGAGCGATATCGTGGGACGTGATATTCTGCCGGTACAGCGACTCGCGTACCGCGATCCCCGACGGACCCGCCGGCCGCCGGAGACCTATCACGTCCAACGTGAATGTTTTTGCCGAACTCCTCCGTTGTAGCGGTATGGTCGAGGAACAGCGCGTAAACACGCGCAAAGTCGGCGAGTTTCTCGCGCTCGCGTTCGGTATCGCCTGGGTCGGTGCGCTCGGCCTGTACGTCTCCGGCGTCGAACTCGGAACGACCCTCGGGACCGTCCTGCTCGTCGTCGTCTTCATGTGGGCGCCCGCGATCAGCGCGATCCTCGTCCAGCTGTGGTACGAGGAGCCGATCAGGGAAGGCGGCGGGCTCGCCGTCGGCCGACTCCGGTGGGTGGCGATCGCGTGGCTCGCGCCCCTCGCACTGGTCGGCGCGACGATCGCCGTCGGCGCCGCCCTTCCGGGCGTCTCGTTTTCGACCGACTACACCGCGTTCTTCCTCGAGCAGGGACTCACCCAGGAGCAGGCCGACGAGTCCCTCGCCGAACTCGAGGCGCTTCCCGTCCCGCCGGTCGTCGTCTTCGTCGCGATGGGGTTAGCCACCGGCCTCACGATCAACGCGCTCGCCGCGTTCGGCGAGGAACTGGGCTGGCGAGGCGTGTTGCTCACGGAGCTCGCCCCGCTCGGCTTCTGGAAGGTGTCC
The sequence above is drawn from the Natrononativus amylolyticus genome and encodes:
- a CDS encoding CPBP family intramembrane glutamic endopeptidase — encoded protein: MVEEQRVNTRKVGEFLALAFGIAWVGALGLYVSGVELGTTLGTVLLVVVFMWAPAISAILVQLWYEEPIREGGGLAVGRLRWVAIAWLAPLALVGATIAVGAALPGVSFSTDYTAFFLEQGLTQEQADESLAELEALPVPPVVVFVAMGLATGLTINALAAFGEELGWRGVLLTELAPLGFWKVSLITGLAWGLWHAPIILQGHNFPEAPVVGVAMMTVATIVLSPVYTYLTVRAETVLAATFLHGTYNALGGLALIYLSGAGNLVIAPVGVAGIVGALLVVGGCLVHDRYLAAESITTGEPLAPWGR
- a CDS encoding helix-turn-helix transcriptional regulator, with translation MNGALDDAAFLANSANRVAVLEALTERSLRRDELLDRLDLSRVTLARILSDLESRHWVERSGHTWAATPLGVWVSEEFNGLLETIAEERRLRAIVPWFPADRVPFDVRSLREATIVVPTRNDITAHVQRSAICLRTARRVRVLSAQTAPSFIEATRDAAADHAQRFEGVLTRDLVDRILTDPAVAPLFLELLEASRVDVYTHGADPPVTFFIADETVGLSLTDEDGVMRAIVLSEDDVIYDWAARTFRRYRTRAEAITPETLPA